CAAGCCCGCTCGAAACCCTTACGATAAAGGATGCGGCAAAAAAAGCCATAGAAAATGATACAAATATAAAAAACGCTGAGGAAAGCCTTGAGCTCTACGATGACAAAATGAAAAAAGCTACAGATACTTATCTTTCGGCGACAACTACAGACGCAATACTGAATGCAAGCATAAATATGATGAACCTGGACTTAAGCCGTGCTTTAAGCATTAAAAATATTGATTCCCAAAAGGAAAATGTCGAATATAACATACAAAAATATTTCAATACAATTATCAATGCGGAAAAAAGCGCTGAACTTTACGAAGAATCCCTTGCAATACAGAAAAAGAAGCTTGATATTTCCAAAGTAAAGCTTGAGCTTGGCAAAATAAGCCAAAATGATTATGACAAGGAAGCGGCCGCTTACGAACAGAGCCTCATGTCAAAGGAAGCTTATTTAAGCACCATAAACAAGGCCTACAGAGACCTTAACAGCTATATGGGAAAGCCCCTTGATACTACATATGAGCTTGTTTTAGAACTTGAATATGAAGTCGTACCCGAAGTAAACCTTACGGCCTATACTGATACTTTTGTAAATAAAAGCTTATCCGTCCAGCAGGCAAAAGACAGTATGACTGTGGCTGAATATCAGCTTGATAATTATACGGAGCCTTACAATACGGTAACAGGGCTTGTCAGCGAATCTTACGGTGAATATGAGCAGCTTCTTTCAAGCTTTAATCAGGCCTCCAGAAGTTATTCCGATACAGTGGAAAAAGTAAAAAAGAGCGTTATTGATTCTTATAACAGTTTGAGAGAATCCGAAGTTACTATAAAATCAAAGGAAATGGAGCTTGAAGAAGCATATAAACAGCTGGAAATATTAAAAACAAAGCTTGAGCTTGGCAAAATAACCCAGATTGAATATGACGAGCAGGCTTATGATATAAAAAATAAAGAAGAAAATTTAAGAAAAGAGAAAAATAATTATGCTCTTTCGGCAATCGCATTCCTAAGCCCTAACCTCCTTGTTTCTTAATAAAAAGCTTATAACAAGCATCTCTACTCCTAGAAAGCATAAGGCCCGGAAAACTATTCCGGGCCTTATGCTTTCTGCATTGTATCTCATACAATAAACCACCTGCTATGCAGGTGGAGGGAAAATGCTTTAGCTTCAAGAAAAATACCCCCTGTGATAAAATAAAGTGGGTTTGCCAACCACAATTATTAGATCATAGGAGGTGTGTCCGATGGACAAAAATAGTTTATCACATACAACCTGGGAATGTAAATATCATCTGGTATTTGCTCCAAAGTATCGAAGACAAATAATTTATGGAAGATTAAAGGCGGATATAGGAAAGATACTTAGAGAATTATGTGAAAGAAAAGGTATAGAAATAATAGAAGCAGAATGTTGTAGTGACCATATACACATGTTAGTCAGAATACCACCTAAATATAGTGTATCAGAGATAATGGGATATTTGAAAGGAAAGAGTTCTTTAATAATATTCGATAGACATGCAAATTTAAAATATAAATATGGGAATAGACATTTCTGGTGTAGAGGATATTATGTTGATACAGTAGGTAAAAATGCGAAAAAAATAGAAGAATACATTAGAAATCAAATACAAGAAGATAAAGTAGCAGATCAAATTTCATTGTTAGAATATATTGACCCGTTTACGGGGGAGCCAGTGAAAGGAAATAAAAAATAAACCGCTTTAGCGGTTATTGGGAAGTAAATGCGGTTGGCAAACCGCTTCGATGCGTCCTCAGACGCATGCCAGTAAGAGCCCCTTATAGGGGCAGAGCAAACTACCGGCTAAGCCGGTAGTTATGATTAAATAATTTTAAATTTTAATGAAATAATATTATTGAGAATATATTTTTATTTTAAGCCCTATAGCGTTTTTATATCTGGGCAGTGCTTGAAAACCAAAAATCAAAGAATATTTTAGCTAAAAATATGAATTTAAGAATTTTTGATGATAAGGCTACTTTTTCCGGCAAAATAGACTAAGGTTTCGACTTTTCAGACACCCCTTAAAACTATAAAAATATATACCATTATCGACGAATGCCCTTTCTTATGATAAAATTATGATACTTAGAAAATAAAATATAAGAGGTGATAGTATGGCAGTAATTTACCTTGCAGGCGGCTGTTTTTGGGGTATGGAAAAATATATACAATTAATTAAAGGCGTGGAGAAAACTGAAGTTGGATACGCTAATGGAAATACAGAAAACCCTACTTATGAAGAGGTTTGCAGAAATAATACAGGGCATGCGGAAACGGTTAAAATAGAATATAATAAGGAAATACTCCCTCTGGAGTTTCTGTTGGATATGTTTTTCGATGCCATAGACCCTACTTCCGTAAACAAGCAAGGGGGCGATATCGGTACACAATATAGAAGCGGCATATATTACACCGAACCCTCGGATTTACAAATAATCGAAAATAAAATTAAAGAGGTGCAAAAAAAATACACAAAGCCTATTGCAACAGAAGTCGCCCCTCTTTCAAATTTCTATTCAGCGGAAGAATACCATCAGGATTATCTCCTAAAAAATCCCGGAGGATACTGTCATATAGGCAATGACTTATTTGAAAAAGCCGCTAAAGCAGAAGCTCTCAAAAGCAAATATGCTCCTAAAGATAAAGAAGCACTGAAGAAGGAGCTTACAGAGCTTCAATATAATGTTACGCAAAATAGTTCAACAGAACCGCCTTTTAATAATGAATACTGGAACCTTTATAAAAAAGGCATCTATGTTGATATTACCACGGGAGAGCCTTTATTCGTTTCAAGCGATAAATTTGATTCCGGCTGCGGCTGGCCAAGCTTTTCAAGACCCATATCCGATGACCTTATTTATGAAAAGACTGACCATACTTTAGGAATGGTGAGAACCGAGGTTAGAAGCCAAACGGGAAACGCTCACTTAGGCCATGTTTTCAATGACGGTCCTAAAGAGCTCGGCGGCCTTCGCTATTGCATAAACAGCGCTTCTCTTCGATTTATTCCCGAAGAAGATATGGAAAAAGAGGGATACGGCCATCTGCTTCATATTGTTAAATAATAAGGATTAATAATCAACAGAATTAACCTTATTGGGGCTGATGTAACTTCGTCCTGTGGCCCTATGCTCTGGGTGCATTCCGTATTGTAATAAAGGTAATTTCACTATGTTTAAGAAGGAAATCCGCATTTTCAAGTAATACAAAAATATACGGGTTTAGAGAACAGGACCGATGCGGGCTTCAGCCGCTGGGAATTGATATCTTTGCGTATTTATAGTAAATTTCTTATAAAGAAGTAACAAAAACCTATTCACTACAGATTCACCGTTACCAAACAAAAAACAAGTTTGATAACGATAAGAAAATGCTCACTTAAAAAGATTTGCAGGCTTGCGCCCAATGCTATTTAGTTAAGGAGCAAACTTCCAAGTTTGCTCCTTAACTATTTTTTTGTGCCATGCATTTATTTAGCTAAAACTTTTGTTTTTGTCGACCATTTGGGAAAATTAAAATCAATTTCCCATACTGTTTATGAGCTATTAAATTAAGGAAATTGAGATATTGCGATCCATGTCGCGGTATAATCGGCAAATAAAAAACAGGGGGTGATAGTTTTTGCCGTGTCCCCCCTGTCCATATACTTATATATTTTTTTTGAAAAACCCGCTAAAAACGTATGCTGTACGCCGAAAAATATATACCCCTACAAGTGTTCCACAGGGGGCAAACAGTTAAAGCCCATGTAATTTTCTTAACAAGCCTAAAATAAGTATAAGATTTCTCCCCGCTTTTCACAGTCAACCGATATCTAAGGTTATCCGCAGATACTCAACAAGTATCATTAACACCTAAAATGTAATTAATTCCCATGCGAAAAATCAATGCCGCGCGCTGTTTATGGCGCAGGACACGGCTATTAAGTTAAGGGAATTGAAATATAGCCTTGTGATTTGGCCGTACAAGAATTATTAGCCGATTACATAATAAAAGCAAGTTCAGCCTTAAACTGTTCTTGCTTTTTTATTATTCAATACCGTCTTGAATGGTCAGAACTTCAAGGAGAAGTAAAGGCAGTCGAGCAAGTCAGAAAGAGCGTTTACGACATTATGAGAGCGGAACAACGGGAACGGCAACCGCGCAGGGCACAGGACATGGGACTCTATAATCCAACCTTTTCGCCTATCCAGACGGTCAAGGGGTGGGTATTTTGCGGAGTTTATATCTTCCCCCTATAATATTTTATTATATCACCAATTGTAAAGACAACACACATGATTACTATAGAAGACAAGGGGTCAATTGAGAAAAAGGAGGAAGAAAAATCTCTACCTTTAATGATTGAAAATATATAATGCATTATAGCCGTTACACCTATGATGATAACCCATTCTAGTAAAATTCTTTTTAAGAGTTTTTTCATACTCGCTCCTTATTAGGTTATTTATTTTTTAGTATTATATCATACCATCGTAAAGACTGATACTTTCTTTGTGTAAAATATCTGTGATAACATTGCTGAATATATAAGTACTGTTCGTTTGCCTTATCACCCAAAGGCAGACCAAGAAATTGATATTAGTTATACCATAGCTACCCGCCCAAAACAACGCCGGAATGAGAAATGGCAGCAATCAAAATTTTTTATCCATAAAAATGGTTGTGCATAAACAAACAAATAATAAAAAAGCCCTCGTCCATTCTGTGAAATTTGGACGGGGGTACTTTTTCGTCACAGCTTTTTTCTTAACTAAATGACATTGGGCTTGCGCCTGCATCCTTTTCCAAGTTCGCGTAGTATAAAAACACGGACTTCTTTCGGAAATAGTATATTTTTGAATTCTCGCGAATATATGGTTTTATTACTGTTTAACTTTAAATTTACTATACATCACAAAAAAAGGAGCTGTTTTTAACAGCTCCTTTATAATTATTTTGCATATTCAATAGCTCTTGTTTCACGGATAAGATTAACCTTAATCTGACCGGGGTATTCAAGCTCTTCTTCTATATTCTTTGAAATTTCTCTGGCTAATATAGTAAGAGAAGCATCGTCTACCTCTTCAGGTATAATAACAACCCTAAGCTCTCTTCCGGCTTGTATAGCAAAGGATTTTTCAACGCCTTTGTATTTGTCGGCTATGTCTTCAAGCTTGTGTAAACGCTTAATGTAGCTTTCAAGAGTTTCTCTCCTTGCTCCAGGTCTTGCAGCGGAGATAGCGTCCGCTACCTGAACGATTACAGAGATTATGTTAGTAGGCTCTACATCACCGTGATGCGCCTCAACAGCATTTATAATTATATCAGACTCACGATATTTCTTGCATAATGCAGTACCGATCGACACGTGAGTGCCTTCTATATCGTGGTCCACGGATTTTCCGATATCATGCAGCAGACCTGCCCTCTTTGCCAAGGTAATATCAGCCCCCAGCTCTCCGGCAATCAGTCCGCTTAAGTGTGCTACTTCAATGGAGTGTTTTAGCACATTTTGTCCATAACTTGTCCTAAATTTCATTTTACCAAGAAGTCTTATAAGTTCAGGGTGAAGACCATGCACACCTGTTTCAAAGGTTGCCGCCTCTCCGTCTTCACGAATCATGACTTCAACTTCTTTTCTGGCTTTTTCAACCATTTCTTCAATTCTTGCAGGGTGAATTCGACCGTCTACTATAAGCTTTTCAAGGGCGATTCTTGCTACTTCCCTTCTCATGGCGTCAAACCCTGATAAAATAACAGCCTCAGGCGTGTCATCAATTATTAAATCAATGCCCGTTAAAGATTCAAGCGTTCTAATATTTCTGCCTTCTCTACCGATGATTCTTCCCTTCATTTCGTCATTGGGAAGAGAAACTACCGAAACAGTGCTTTCTGTAACATGGTCTACCGCACATCTTTGGATAGCCCCGCTTAAAATATCTATAGCTTTTTTATCGGCTTCAAGCTTGGCTTTTGCTTCCATATCTTTTATAAGCAAAGCAGTTTCAACCTTGATTTCGTCTTTAACAGATTCAAGAAGGTGATCCTTGGCCTGCTCTCTGGTTAAACCAGACAATTGTTCAAGTATATCCTTCTGTTCCGCAATTTTCTGCGCAAGCTCTTCTTTCTGCTTTTCAACTGCATCTACTTTTCTTTGAAGCTGTTCCTCTTTTCTCTCAAGAGAATCCATTTTTTTATCCAAACTTTCTTCTTTTTGGATTAAACGCTTTTCGCTTCGCTGCAGTTCGTTTCTTCGTTCTTTAAATTCTTTTTCATATTCGTTTTTTGTACGTATGCTTTCTTCTTTGGCCTCAAGAAGCAATTCCTTCTTTTTAGCTTCGGAATCGGCCGTAGCTCTTTCTATTATGCGCCCCGCTTCTAATTCAGCGGATCCTATCTTGCTTTCACCAATTTTCTTCCTGTAAAGAAAACCTGCAAAAAAACCGACAACAATGCCGACAGCAATCATAATAAGGCTACCTACTATGCCATTTTCAAACATAGTCCAAAACACCTCCTCATTATTTAGTTTTCAAAGTGCGTTTGAGACTTACTCTCCTAATATGCAAATAAACGTTGTACTATCCTATCAATATAAATATATAAACTATATAATGGGCATTATTCCCTAATTGATATTTTCGTACAAATATATAGTGAATAGAAAAATTTTTCTAACACTTTAATTATTGTATTACTTTTTGAATTTCCTGTCAAGAAGGTTAAAGCTATGGAGAATTTTTTTAACAATAATGACCATAAGTATAACTAATTACTTATTTGTTTTTATGAATTTGAATCATTCTGCTTTGGTATTAGGCCCTGATTATTTTTATAAATAAAATATCGATTAAGAAACCATAATGCTGCCGCAAGGTCAAAATACAAATTTATAATACTAAATAAAAATACAATGATTTCTTCTATGAAAGAATATCCCGGAAAATTAGAAAAAAGATATAAGATGTATTCCTCTATGTAGATGGTTACTTGGCTGAACAGCACTACAATAATAAAAAGCCCTAAGGCCTTCCAAAACAGCCCCCTTAAAGAAGCAAGAGACTCTTTTAAGGCTTTAAAGCCGAAAGTATTATCTGCCGCCCCTACTATATTGGGCGCAGCATGAAGGACTATACCGAGATAAACACCCGGAAACACAAAAAACATAGTGCCTAAGACCACGATCACAAAATTAAGCAAAGCCGTATAAATATGCTTAAATATCCTTCCGATAGAGCTGTTTATAATGTCTGAAAAAGAGGCTTTTTTAGATTCAGCCTCCCTTTTTATAATAATGCCCAATCCTCCGCCAATAAGAGGAGGAAATACTACGGCATATATTAATAGCATAACCAGGGCTTTAAGCCTTAGGTGTATATCATTTTGCCCTATTCCCATGACGCTTGTCAGCATTAAATAATTAATATCGTCTTGCATTATGAGGCCAAAGACCTGCATTGGTATAATTATAAGAGCAGCAAGTAGAAAAATACCTTTAAAATTGCGCAAATATATGCCAAAGCCCATATTAAAAGCTTCTTTTATGCTTAAAATATCACTATTAATGTTTTTAGTATTCATTTAATCAATCCTTTTATATTTATTATAATAATAAAGTTAATACAGGCAGTGTAATAACGCTTAAAACCGTACTTAAAAATACAAGCCTGGAGGCTTCAACGCTGTTTTGTCCATGGCGTTCCGATAAAATAGCAAGAATTGTCGCTGCCGGCATTCCCGTAATCATAAAAAGTGTTCCCAGCATAATCTCATTCTTTATAAAAGGAGAAAAAACAGCATATATGCATAAAGGCATTAATATGAGCCTTGCAGCTGAAACAACATAGGCCTTCCAGCTTGTCAAAGATTCTTTTAAATCATTTTGAGCAAGAAAGGCACCTATTACAAGCATGGAAACAGGGGTTGTAAGATTACCCATGGAGGTAAAAGCTTTTAATATAGTATCGGGAAGCTTAATGGAAAAACAAAACATCATAAAACCTAAAACTGTGGCAATTATTGGAGGGCTCAAAAATAATTTGCTCCATTTGGGCTTTTCCCGTGTTGTATCGTTTGAAGTAAGTATCCTTACCCCTAAGCTGAAAGAAAGTATATTAAAAACAACAGTACACATGGCAATATAAAAAACTGCCTCTTCACCGTACATTGCCCCTATTACAGGTATGCCCATATATGCTGTATTGGGAAATACCATCATAAATATCCAGATACCCTTCTGGTCAAGAGGCACATTAAAGAGCTTTCCCAATAGTACCCCTGAAATAATCCCAAATATATGAATACCGAAGGTAATAAAAAGTAACAGTATCCCATTTTTAAAAAGCTCTAGTTCGAATTCTCTCTGCATAGATACAAGTATCATTAACGGGAATGTTACATTCACCAATAATCCTGATAAAACAGAAATTCCATCTCCATATATAATCCCTTTTTTATAGCAAATATATCCTATGGCCATAAAAATACATAAAATACCGATACTGTTTAAAACCGGAAAAAACATAATAATAATCCTCCATCAGATAATATTATTGCGTAATTAGGGTGTATTAATCTTGTGTCCGCCTTTTATGAAAAATATTTTCCTTCCAGAGCAAGTTATGTAAAACTTGGAACTATGCATTTTTAGTTCAAAATAATGAAAATGCCGCTTCAGCAATTTGCATCTGCTCCAGGGCATCAGGCTTCTTCTAAAACACCCTTCAATCTCTCTGTTGCTTTTCTGATTGTACTATATATGATAACATTTATGTATTCATATTTAAAGTTCTAATGGAAAAATATATAAACTTGCTCTATAAAGCCTTATAAAATAATTTTTTAAGCTCTGTAGCAGTGCAGGAGAAAATATAGTATAATTTTACTAATAATAAAAGCTTATAGTATAAGTTTATAGATAAAGGAAGGTAACAATGAATAAAAAATGGCCGGATGAAACTATAATGATAATATTATTTATGGCTACGATGTTATTTGGGCATACTTATATTTTTAAAATATCGCCCTACGATAGCAACGCATCTGCTATTTTATTTTTATCGGCGATAATTGCAGCAGGATTATATTGGGTTGGCAGGAAACAGCAATAATTAAACTAATTAACTGGTGGAGAATAAAATGAATAAAACAGTCTTTGTAACAGGCTCCTCAAGGGGCATAGGGTTTGAAACTGCAAAAATATTTGCAGAAAACTCTTTTAATGTAATTATAAATGCAAAATCAAGTATGGAAGAGCTTTCAAATG
This is a stretch of genomic DNA from Anaeropeptidivorans aminofermentans. It encodes these proteins:
- the msrB gene encoding peptide-methionine (R)-S-oxide reductase MsrB, producing the protein MAVIYLAGGCFWGMEKYIQLIKGVEKTEVGYANGNTENPTYEEVCRNNTGHAETVKIEYNKEILPLEFLLDMFFDAIDPTSVNKQGGDIGTQYRSGIYYTEPSDLQIIENKIKEVQKKYTKPIATEVAPLSNFYSAEEYHQDYLLKNPGGYCHIGNDLFEKAAKAEALKSKYAPKDKEALKKELTELQYNVTQNSSTEPPFNNEYWNLYKKGIYVDITTGEPLFVSSDKFDSGCGWPSFSRPISDDLIYEKTDHTLGMVRTEVRSQTGNAHLGHVFNDGPKELGGLRYCINSASLRFIPEEDMEKEGYGHLLHIVK
- the tnpA gene encoding IS200/IS605 family transposase is translated as MDKNSLSHTTWECKYHLVFAPKYRRQIIYGRLKADIGKILRELCERKGIEIIEAECCSDHIHMLVRIPPKYSVSEIMGYLKGKSSLIIFDRHANLKYKYGNRHFWCRGYYVDTVGKNAKKIEEYIRNQIQEDKVADQISLLEYIDPFTGEPVKGNKK
- the rny gene encoding ribonuclease Y, whose amino-acid sequence is MFENGIVGSLIMIAVGIVVGFFAGFLYRKKIGESKIGSAELEAGRIIERATADSEAKKKELLLEAKEESIRTKNEYEKEFKERRNELQRSEKRLIQKEESLDKKMDSLERKEEQLQRKVDAVEKQKEELAQKIAEQKDILEQLSGLTREQAKDHLLESVKDEIKVETALLIKDMEAKAKLEADKKAIDILSGAIQRCAVDHVTESTVSVVSLPNDEMKGRIIGREGRNIRTLESLTGIDLIIDDTPEAVILSGFDAMRREVARIALEKLIVDGRIHPARIEEMVEKARKEVEVMIREDGEAATFETGVHGLHPELIRLLGKMKFRTSYGQNVLKHSIEVAHLSGLIAGELGADITLAKRAGLLHDIGKSVDHDIEGTHVSIGTALCKKYRESDIIINAVEAHHGDVEPTNIISVIVQVADAISAARPGARRETLESYIKRLHKLEDIADKYKGVEKSFAIQAGRELRVVIIPEEVDDASLTILAREISKNIEEELEYPGQIKVNLIRETRAIEYAK
- a CDS encoding TolC family protein, translated to MKIMRQLFLLALIAAMLSSNCLVFAESASPLETLTIKDAAKKAIENDTNIKNAEESLELYDDKMKKATDTYLSATTTDAILNASINMMNLDLSRALSIKNIDSQKENVEYNIQKYFNTIINAEKSAELYEESLAIQKKKLDISKVKLELGKISQNDYDKEAAAYEQSLMSKEAYLSTINKAYRDLNSYMGKPLDTTYELVLELEYEVVPEVNLTAYTDTFVNKSLSVQQAKDSMTVAEYQLDNYTEPYNTVTGLVSESYGEYEQLLSSFNQASRSYSDTVEKVKKSVIDSYNSLRESEVTIKSKEMELEEAYKQLEILKTKLELGKITQIEYDEQAYDIKNKEENLRKEKNNYALSAIAFLSPNLLVS
- a CDS encoding AEC family transporter, with the protein product MFFPVLNSIGILCIFMAIGYICYKKGIIYGDGISVLSGLLVNVTFPLMILVSMQREFELELFKNGILLLFITFGIHIFGIISGVLLGKLFNVPLDQKGIWIFMMVFPNTAYMGIPVIGAMYGEEAVFYIAMCTVVFNILSFSLGVRILTSNDTTREKPKWSKLFLSPPIIATVLGFMMFCFSIKLPDTILKAFTSMGNLTTPVSMLVIGAFLAQNDLKESLTSWKAYVVSAARLILMPLCIYAVFSPFIKNEIMLGTLFMITGMPAATILAILSERHGQNSVEASRLVFLSTVLSVITLPVLTLLL